Proteins encoded in a region of the Salmo trutta chromosome 34, fSalTru1.1, whole genome shotgun sequence genome:
- the LOC115173440 gene encoding claudin-7-like: MVNTGMQLISFTCAVTGWVMAIAVTALPQWKVSAFIGSNILTSEIKWEGIWMNCIYQTTGHMQCKTYDSILALPPDLQAARALMCVAIFLGWLSCTVSCCGMKCTTCAGDDRRAKAGIALSGGVLFILTGLCVLVPVSWTANTVVQDFYNPKVPVMYKRELGQAIYLGWASAVILMISGAVLSSTCPHIESGGREYRRGYMGRSFPNTRPSPLAPDPPKPITSNSMPLKEYV; the protein is encoded by the coding sequence ATGGTCAACACAGGCATGCAGCTGATCAGCTTCACCTGCGCGGTAACAGGTTGGGTCATGGCCATCGCTGTGACGGCCTTGCCTCAGTGGAAGGTGTCCGCCTTCATCGGCAGCAACATCCTCACCTCCGAGATCAAGTGGGAGGGCATCTGGATGAACTGCATCTACCAGACCACTGGCCACATGCAGTGCAAGACCTACGACTCCATTCTGGCTCTGCCCCCGGACCTCCAGGCAGCTCGTGCCCTCATGTGTGTGGCCATCTTCCTGGGCTGGCTGTCCTGCACCGTGTCCTGCTGCGGCATGAAATGCACCACGTGCGCTGGGGATGACCGTCGCGCCAAGGCGGGCATCGCCCTCTCCGGCGGCGTGCTATTCATCCTGACGGGCCTGTGCGTGCTGGTGCCCGTCTCCTGGACCGCCAACACGGTGGTCCAGGACTTCTACAACCCCAAAGTGCCTGTCATGTACAAGCGAGAGCTGGGCCAGGCGATCTACCTGGGCTGGGCATCTGCGGTTATTCTGATGATCAGCGGGGCCGTGCTGAGCAGCACCTGCCCCCACATCGAGAGCGGAGGACGGGAGTACCGCCGGGGATACATGGGCCGGAGCTTTCCTAACACGCGCCCCTCCCCCCTCGCACCTGATCCTCCCAAACCTATCACCTCCAACAGCATGCCCCTAAAGGAATATGTGTAG